One part of the Nitrosophilus kaiyonis genome encodes these proteins:
- a CDS encoding MarC family protein, with the protein MTDTYFYTFLHDIIALITIINPIAAASIMISMITPPTSTNIIPVAKKATAVVFIASLLTLFLGEYLFKFFGINLLSIKVIGGTILMLIAINMAYGHPTKARHTPEENEEAQEKDDISIIPLGIPILFGPGLIATIIVLNHNNTTQFNSIISYLILSLAIFISSLITYLILKYAGFINKALGITGIKILTRIMGLIVGAIASQFLISGIKGLWMSS; encoded by the coding sequence ATGACTGATACATATTTTTATACATTTTTACATGATATTATCGCACTTATAACTATCATTAATCCAATAGCTGCGGCAAGTATTATGATATCAATGATTACTCCTCCAACTTCAACAAATATAATCCCTGTTGCAAAAAAAGCAACTGCAGTTGTATTTATCGCATCTTTATTAACACTTTTTTTGGGAGAATATCTGTTTAAATTTTTTGGAATAAATCTGCTTTCAATAAAAGTAATTGGAGGTACAATTTTAATGCTCATTGCAATCAATATGGCATACGGTCATCCAACTAAAGCAAGACATACACCAGAAGAGAATGAAGAAGCTCAAGAAAAAGATGACATATCAATCATTCCTTTAGGTATTCCTATACTGTTTGGACCAGGTTTAATTGCCACAATAATTGTATTAAATCATAATAACACTACTCAATTTAACTCAATTATCTCTTATTTAATATTATCATTAGCTATTTTTATCTCATCATTAATCACATATTTAATTCTTAAATATGCAGGATTTATAAATAAAGCATTAGGCATTACAGGAATTAAAATATTAACTAGAATTATGGGATTAATTGTAGGTGCAATTGCTTCTCAATTTCTTATAAGTGGTATTAAAGGATTATGGATGAGTAGTTAA
- a CDS encoding NAD-binding protein: MNIIIAGAGQVGFRLAKNLSIKHNIHIIDKNKDALSRLSESLDVMPIFGNIEDPDTFKSLIDSKFDIFIAVTDNDEANILSTLIADDIIDVEKKIIRLRNPYFAKSSISKKLNINEAVFPFVLAAKSIKSLIDFPKANNIKDFIFSPYKLVSLQITEPQITEISKIISQKIVVVGIEREKRFFIPNENEKLQENDLVYIFGDEKEIKNICQILNKKAPKEIKKIAIFGANLLGIEIAKVFLEKKVDIKIIEKDENLCKKASEALQDKAMIINSKYIEHTIYEEENIKNADMVISTSNDDEDNIIRCLEAKEYNVKKTVAINNNIEFYNLMHKLGIIAVRGPKTSAYYSILEKIGSSNIITEKHFCGGRGTIFMRKIFPNSPLIGKTIKPLKMEDSLLFFIRDGIIKKFDHKIELKEADIIVVFLKSYLEGKINRWISNL; encoded by the coding sequence ATGAATATAATCATAGCTGGTGCAGGACAAGTTGGCTTTAGACTTGCAAAAAATTTATCTATTAAGCACAATATACATATTATAGATAAAAATAAAGATGCATTAAGTAGGCTTTCTGAATCTTTAGATGTTATGCCAATTTTTGGTAATATAGAAGACCCCGATACTTTCAAATCTCTCATTGATAGTAAGTTTGATATATTTATAGCAGTAACTGACAATGATGAAGCAAATATTTTATCAACTTTGATTGCTGATGATATTATAGATGTTGAAAAAAAGATCATAAGGCTTAGAAATCCATATTTTGCAAAAAGCTCAATTTCTAAAAAATTAAATATTAATGAGGCAGTTTTCCCTTTTGTTTTAGCCGCAAAATCTATAAAATCTCTAATTGATTTTCCAAAAGCAAATAATATAAAAGATTTCATTTTTTCTCCATATAAATTAGTATCCCTCCAGATAACAGAACCTCAAATTACAGAAATTTCAAAAATTATTTCACAAAAAATTGTAGTTGTTGGTATAGAAAGAGAGAAAAGATTTTTTATTCCAAATGAAAATGAAAAACTGCAAGAAAACGATCTTGTTTATATTTTTGGAGATGAAAAAGAAATAAAAAATATCTGTCAAATTTTAAACAAAAAAGCCCCTAAAGAGATTAAAAAAATAGCAATTTTTGGAGCCAACCTTTTAGGAATAGAGATAGCAAAAGTTTTTTTAGAAAAAAAAGTTGATATTAAGATTATAGAAAAAGATGAAAATCTTTGCAAAAAAGCCTCAGAAGCTCTACAAGATAAAGCAATGATAATAAATAGCAAATATATTGAACATACAATATATGAAGAGGAAAATATTAAAAACGCAGATATGGTCATTTCAACAAGCAATGATGATGAAGACAATATCATTAGATGTTTAGAGGCTAAAGAGTATAATGTTAAAAAAACTGTTGCTATAAATAATAATATAGAGTTTTATAATCTAATGCATAAACTAGGAATCATAGCAGTTAGAGGACCAAAAACAAGTGCATATTATTCTATTTTGGAAAAGATAGGCTCAAGTAATATTATTACCGAAAAACATTTTTGTGGTGGAAGAGGAACAATATTTATGAGAAAAATTTTTCCAAATTCACCATTGATTGGCAAAACAATTAAGCCTTTAAAAATGGAAGATTCTCTTCTGTTTTTTATAAGAGATGGAATAATAAAAAAATTTGACCATAAAATAGAATTAAAAGAGGCTGATATTATAGTTGTATTTTTAAAATCATATCTTGAAGGAAAAATAAACAGGTGGATATCCAATCTATAA
- a CDS encoding TrkH family potassium uptake protein codes for MDIQSIKNILKFISAIGIGVSIFFIIPLLTGLVYNEPIKKYIIFNLIFLGINFLIFSFLSKHHFKMNIKESIFAVNLVWILLGIGGGIALHITSNISFADSFFEAISGFTTTGATIYSDIESLSKTTLMLRSLFHWLGGMGIIVLGVGLLTLINPTGSLTLFKAEATGINVEKLTPKIKDTAIRLWGIYLLLTICDIFLLYIGGMSLFDAINHAFSTISTGGFSTMNDSLGHWRNNYFILWVTTIFMFLSGINFLAHLRIFHKDFSGYLSEEVKWYTIIFLILAISLTAVHFYIGKDTIFHSATHAFFTISSILTTTGFASTDYSKWSQIAVSLIFLAMFVGGNAGSTAGGVKVIRYVVLFKNLFAQIKQNLHPNAVIGVYIDKNRITSKILNSVSGFFLLFVIINIFLTLFLYAKGYDFLTSFSASIACIGNIGPGFGHVGPADNFSFFSDFEKVVLSIFMIIGRLEFYTFVILFSKEFWKKF; via the coding sequence GTGGATATCCAATCTATAAAAAATATTCTAAAATTCATCTCAGCAATAGGAATTGGCGTATCAATTTTTTTTATAATTCCTTTATTAACCGGTTTAGTTTATAATGAACCTATAAAAAAATATATTATTTTTAATCTTATTTTTTTAGGAATAAATTTTTTAATTTTCTCTTTTTTATCAAAACACCATTTTAAAATGAATATAAAAGAGAGTATTTTTGCTGTTAATCTTGTATGGATACTTTTAGGAATCGGCGGCGGTATAGCCTTACACATAACTTCTAATATCTCTTTTGCTGATAGTTTTTTTGAAGCAATTAGTGGATTTACAACTACCGGAGCAACAATATACAGTGATATAGAGAGTTTAAGTAAAACTACTTTAATGCTAAGAAGCCTATTTCACTGGCTTGGAGGAATGGGAATAATAGTTCTTGGTGTTGGACTATTAACTCTTATAAATCCAACAGGCTCTTTAACTCTTTTTAAAGCTGAGGCAACTGGAATAAATGTCGAAAAATTAACTCCAAAAATAAAAGATACTGCAATAAGATTATGGGGAATATATCTTCTTTTAACTATATGTGATATTTTTTTATTGTATATAGGGGGAATGAGCCTTTTTGATGCTATAAATCACGCTTTTTCAACAATATCAACTGGTGGTTTTTCTACTATGAATGATAGTTTAGGCCATTGGAGAAATAACTATTTTATATTATGGGTAACCACAATTTTTATGTTTTTAAGTGGAATAAACTTTTTAGCACATTTGAGAATTTTTCATAAAGATTTTAGTGGATATCTCAGTGAAGAGGTAAAATGGTATACAATAATTTTTTTAATACTTGCAATATCTTTAACAGCTGTTCACTTTTATATAGGAAAAGACACTATTTTTCATTCAGCAACACATGCTTTTTTTACAATATCTTCAATCCTTACAACAACAGGTTTTGCATCAACTGATTATTCAAAATGGTCTCAAATTGCAGTATCTCTTATTTTTTTAGCAATGTTTGTAGGAGGGAATGCCGGAAGTACTGCTGGAGGCGTTAAGGTAATAAGATATGTAGTCCTTTTTAAAAATCTTTTTGCACAAATTAAACAAAATCTTCACCCTAATGCTGTTATTGGAGTTTATATTGATAAAAATAGAATAACAAGTAAAATATTGAATAGCGTAAGTGGTTTTTTTCTGCTTTTTGTTATAATTAATATATTTTTGACACTTTTTTTATATGCAAAAGGATATGATTTTTTAACCTCATTTTCTGCATCAATTGCATGTATTGGAAATATTGGCCCTGGTTTTGGACATGTAGGACCTGCTGATAATTTCTCTTTTTTTAGTGATTTTGAAAAAGTAGTTTTATCTATTTTTATGATTATTGGAAGATTAGAATTTTATACATTTGTTATTCTTTTTTCAAAAGAGTTTTGGAAAAAATTTTAA
- the ppk2 gene encoding polyphosphate kinase 2 has translation MNKKEYKKTLYYLQVELVKFQSHVIKEDIKVCTIFEGRDAAGKDGTIKRFTEHLSPRDTRVVALSKPTELDKKYWYFQRYIHYLPRGGEMVFFNRSWYNRAGVEKVMGFCTQEQYEKFMEEVPNFEHLIVHDGMKFTKYYLDITKEEQKRRLDERKKDPLKQWKISPIDKLAQKLWKEYSLARDEMFARTHFAFAPWFVIKADDKKEARINCIKHFLSRQDYPKKDEKLLVYDPNIVCEFDKSCYEKGLIAP, from the coding sequence ATGAATAAAAAAGAGTATAAAAAAACACTGTACTATCTACAAGTTGAACTTGTAAAATTTCAAAGCCATGTTATAAAAGAAGATATTAAAGTTTGTACAATTTTTGAAGGACGCGATGCCGCGGGGAAAGATGGAACTATAAAAAGATTTACTGAACATTTAAGCCCAAGAGATACAAGAGTTGTTGCATTAAGTAAACCTACTGAACTTGATAAAAAATATTGGTACTTTCAAAGATATATCCACTATCTTCCTCGTGGGGGTGAGATGGTATTTTTCAATAGAAGCTGGTATAACAGGGCTGGAGTTGAAAAAGTTATGGGATTTTGCACACAAGAGCAGTATGAAAAATTTATGGAAGAGGTGCCAAATTTTGAACATTTAATAGTTCATGATGGAATGAAATTTACAAAATATTATCTTGATATTACAAAAGAAGAGCAAAAAAGAAGGCTTGATGAGAGAAAAAAAGATCCTTTAAAACAATGGAAGATAAGTCCTATAGATAAACTGGCTCAAAAACTTTGGAAAGAGTATTCATTAGCAAGAGATGAGATGTTTGCCCGCACACATTTTGCATTTGCTCCATGGTTTGTTATTAAAGCAGATGATAAGAAAGAAGCAAGAATTAATTGTATAAAACACTTTTTAAGCAGACAAGACTATCCAAAAAAAGATGAAAAACTACTTGTATATGATCCCAATATAGTATGTGAATTTGACAAAAGTTGCTATGAAAAAGGACTTATTGCCCCATAA
- a CDS encoding flavin reductase family protein — translation MIVDFENISFSDRYKIMSHSIIPRPIAWIVTENETLNIAPFSYFSALSSNPATLIVSIGHKKDGSLKDTLKNILQTKKCTISLVSPDLLEKMHLSSKELPYNVSEADVFDIKTEKIFKEFPPMIKDSPASFFCNFYQKIDLDDSKTIPVILEIKKYFVNDKFVSDPQKYYIELELIARVGKEYALCNKKIEPPKIT, via the coding sequence ATGATTGTAGATTTTGAAAATATATCTTTTAGTGATAGATATAAAATAATGAGTCACTCTATTATTCCAAGGCCTATTGCATGGATTGTTACAGAAAATGAAACTTTAAATATTGCTCCATTTAGCTATTTTTCAGCTTTAAGTTCAAATCCTGCTACTTTAATCGTTTCTATTGGTCACAAAAAAGATGGCTCTTTAAAAGACACTTTAAAAAATATTCTTCAAACAAAAAAATGCACTATCTCTTTGGTCTCACCTGATCTTTTAGAAAAGATGCATCTATCATCAAAAGAGCTGCCTTATAATGTTAGTGAAGCTGATGTTTTTGATATAAAAACAGAAAAAATATTTAAAGAGTTTCCACCTATGATAAAAGATTCTCCAGCATCATTTTTTTGCAATTTTTATCAAAAAATTGATTTAGATGATAGTAAAACTATTCCTGTGATTTTAGAGATTAAAAAATATTTTGTTAATGATAAATTTGTAAGTGATCCTCAAAAATATTATATTGAACTTGAACTTATTGCAAGAGTTGGAAAAGAGTATGCTTTATGCAATAAAAAAATAGAACCTCCTAAAATAACTTAA
- the amrS gene encoding AmmeMemoRadiSam system radical SAM enzyme, with protein MVADAWLSKELKDGKVVCLACAHACKLEPGEYGKCGVRVNQDGKLKSTVYGLAAAAHIDPVEKKPLFHFLPNSKVFSIGTVGCNFCCQFCQNWEISQHPQTHNFEVFGEELMPETIVKLALETGCKSVAYTYNEPIVYFEYTYDTAKLAKEKGLKNIYVTSGFETRKAIDELAPYIDAMNIDIKFFKDESYQKISCARLKPVLEAIKYAHKKGIWIETTTLIIPGINDSDEELRDIAKFQADVDPNMPWHISRFHPDYKMLDRPPTPIETLRRAYEIGKEEGLKYIYVGNYPDEDRESTYCPKCGFKVIDRYGYIGEIVHNHLTEDGNCPKCGTHIPGVWK; from the coding sequence ATGGTAGCTGATGCATGGCTTAGCAAAGAGCTTAAAGATGGAAAAGTGGTATGTTTAGCATGTGCTCATGCATGTAAATTAGAGCCTGGCGAGTATGGAAAATGTGGAGTAAGAGTAAATCAAGATGGAAAACTAAAATCCACCGTATATGGCCTTGCTGCAGCTGCCCATATTGATCCAGTTGAGAAAAAGCCTCTATTTCATTTTTTACCAAATTCTAAAGTTTTTTCTATAGGTACGGTGGGCTGCAACTTTTGTTGTCAATTTTGCCAAAATTGGGAGATAAGTCAGCATCCTCAAACACACAATTTTGAAGTATTTGGTGAAGAACTTATGCCTGAAACCATTGTAAAGTTAGCTCTTGAGACTGGATGCAAATCTGTCGCATATACATATAATGAACCAATTGTATATTTTGAATATACATACGATACTGCAAAACTAGCGAAAGAAAAAGGTTTAAAAAATATATATGTAACAAGCGGATTTGAAACAAGAAAGGCTATTGATGAGCTTGCTCCTTATATAGATGCCATGAATATAGATATTAAATTTTTTAAGGATGAAAGCTATCAAAAAATAAGCTGTGCAAGATTAAAACCAGTACTCGAAGCAATAAAATACGCCCATAAAAAGGGTATTTGGATAGAAACAACAACGCTTATAATTCCAGGTATCAATGATAGTGATGAAGAGTTAAGAGATATTGCAAAATTTCAAGCAGATGTTGATCCAAATATGCCTTGGCACATATCAAGGTTCCATCCAGATTATAAAATGCTTGATAGGCCCCCTACTCCAATTGAAACTTTAAGAAGAGCTTATGAGATAGGTAAAGAAGAGGGATTAAAATATATATATGTAGGAAATTATCCAGATGAAGATAGAGAAAGTACCTATTGTCCAAAATGTGGCTTTAAAGTAATTGATAGATATGGCTATATTGGAGAGATTGTACATAACCATTTAACTGAAGATGGAAACTGTCCAAAATGTGGAACACATATTCCAGGAGTATGGAAATAA
- a CDS encoding heme-binding domain-containing protein, with product MKSFLYFIGVLIVIFVIFQFIPSYEKANPTFDKTKEIKISKDLKSIFKKSCYDCHSFETNWPWYADVAPMKWVVRRDVVEGRKALNFSIWDSYPNAKKEELKKKIFRSINLAMPLPQYLWLHPDAKLSSDDKKKVQNWASNGKGYIKMEVR from the coding sequence ATGAAAAGTTTTTTATATTTTATAGGGGTATTGATTGTGATTTTTGTAATATTTCAATTTATTCCATCTTATGAAAAAGCAAATCCAACTTTTGATAAAACTAAAGAGATTAAAATTTCAAAAGATTTAAAATCAATTTTTAAAAAGAGTTGCTATGATTGCCACTCCTTTGAGACAAACTGGCCATGGTATGCAGATGTTGCTCCAATGAAATGGGTTGTTAGAAGAGATGTTGTTGAAGGTAGAAAAGCACTTAATTTTTCTATCTGGGATAGTTATCCTAATGCAAAAAAAGAAGAGCTTAAGAAAAAAATATTTAGAAGTATAAATCTTGCGATGCCTCTACCTCAATATCTATGGCTTCATCCAGATGCTAAACTAAGCAGTGATGATAAAAAGAAGGTTCAAAACTGGGCAAGTAATGGAAAAGGTTATATAAAAATGGAGGTTAGATAA
- a CDS encoding DUF434 domain-containing protein — protein sequence MRHRGAFDTSKLFKNLENLKKSVYDAIFLIKRGYKKDSVIDFVSNHYQLYSIQRDALYKAATIKYKRGVRSIKNKKVYIDGFNILITAETALAKSIIIKCYDGCYRDLSSVYGNYRFVFETDEAIKFLFNALKVLETEEAIFVFDKKVSNSIKLSNKIQDLAKKENLNIKAVAIDKVDRFLKNQKDIVITCDSAIIKDCKKWFNISSFLYEKLYKSAKILDLSLKGG from the coding sequence ATGAGGCATAGGGGAGCTTTTGACACTTCAAAACTGTTTAAAAATTTAGAAAATTTAAAAAAAAGTGTATATGATGCAATTTTTTTAATAAAAAGAGGATATAAAAAAGATAGTGTTATAGATTTTGTTTCTAACCATTATCAATTATACTCGATACAAAGAGATGCTCTTTATAAAGCTGCTACAATAAAATATAAAAGAGGTGTTAGGTCTATCAAAAATAAAAAGGTTTATATTGATGGATTTAATATATTGATAACTGCCGAAACTGCTCTTGCAAAATCTATAATAATAAAATGTTATGATGGATGCTATAGAGATTTAAGTTCTGTTTACGGAAATTATAGATTTGTATTTGAAACAGATGAAGCAATAAAGTTTTTATTTAATGCTTTAAAAGTTCTTGAAACAGAAGAAGCTATTTTTGTTTTTGATAAAAAAGTATCCAATAGCATAAAACTCTCAAATAAAATTCAAGATTTAGCAAAAAAAGAGAATTTAAATATAAAGGCTGTTGCAATAGATAAAGTTGATAGATTTTTAAAAAACCAAAAAGATATTGTAATAACTTGTGATAGTGCAATAATTAAAGATTGTAAAAAATGGTTTAATATAAGCTCGTTTTTATATGAAAAGTTGTATAAAAGTGCAAAAATTTTAGATTTAAGCTTAAAAGGGGGATAA
- the nadX gene encoding aspartate dehydrogenase produces MKLGIIGCGNIASIISGFKLNCEVVALYDRHLEKAKKLEKAFGAKAYESFDDFIKQDFDTVLETASYEAVKTLSNKILEKGKNLIILSSGALMEDDFRNSLIDKAKEKNLFIRVPSGALFGVDNAKVLSFTNPKKVFIKSVKNPKEFGLKNEKKLVFKGKASECIKRFPKQTNVTVTISIVTNYNADVEIWADPEVEHNIHEVELEGVFGKCSIKIDNLPSEKNPKTSYLAALSVVALINEIDNNFIVGT; encoded by the coding sequence TTGAAATTAGGAATAATTGGATGTGGAAATATTGCCTCAATTATAAGTGGTTTTAAATTAAATTGTGAAGTTGTTGCATTATATGATAGACATTTAGAAAAAGCAAAAAAACTTGAGAAAGCTTTTGGGGCAAAAGCTTATGAGAGCTTTGATGATTTTATAAAACAAGACTTTGATACAGTTTTAGAGACAGCTTCATATGAAGCGGTAAAGACTCTTTCAAATAAAATTTTAGAAAAAGGTAAAAATCTTATTATATTAAGTAGTGGTGCTTTAATGGAAGATGATTTTAGAAACTCCCTTATAGATAAAGCAAAAGAGAAAAATCTATTTATAAGAGTTCCAAGTGGAGCTCTTTTTGGAGTAGATAATGCAAAAGTTTTATCATTTACAAATCCAAAAAAAGTTTTTATAAAAAGTGTAAAAAATCCAAAAGAGTTTGGACTTAAAAATGAAAAAAAGCTTGTCTTTAAAGGAAAGGCAAGTGAATGTATTAAACGTTTTCCAAAGCAGACTAATGTAACTGTTACTATCTCTATAGTTACAAACTATAATGCCGATGTTGAAATATGGGCTGACCCTGAAGTTGAGCATAATATTCATGAAGTAGAATTAGAGGGTGTATTTGGAAAATGCAGTATTAAAATTGATAATCTCCCAAGCGAAAAAAATCCTAAAACAAGCTATCTTGCGGCTTTAAGTGTTGTTGCTTTGATAAATGAAATTGATAACAATTTTATAGTTGGCACATAA
- a CDS encoding SDR family NAD(P)-dependent oxidoreductase: MKIFITGIGSGLGKALAQEYLEAGEKVYALSRYMPKEFEKYDNLYFYELNLFATEEIKDALNNLLGECELDIAILNAGILGEIKDMSDTSLHEIEDVMKLNVYANKVILDFLKGVAVNQIVAISSGASISGARGWNAYSLSKAALNMLIKLYANEMPNTHLISLAPGLIQTPMMEHILKYGDDEKYPTIKRLKESKRLNPRDAAKLLIDSFKKLLEYPSGEYIDIRNM; encoded by the coding sequence ATGAAAATTTTTATAACCGGAATTGGTAGCGGTCTTGGCAAAGCTTTGGCACAGGAGTACTTGGAAGCTGGTGAGAAAGTTTATGCTTTAAGTAGATATATGCCAAAAGAGTTTGAAAAGTATGATAATTTATATTTTTATGAACTAAATCTATTTGCGACAGAAGAGATAAAAGATGCTCTTAATAATCTTTTAGGTGAATGTGAACTTGATATCGCAATTTTAAATGCGGGAATTTTAGGTGAGATAAAAGATATGAGTGATACAAGTTTACATGAGATTGAAGATGTGATGAAGCTAAATGTATATGCAAACAAAGTTATACTTGATTTTCTAAAAGGTGTTGCAGTTAATCAGATAGTTGCAATAAGCAGTGGTGCAAGCATAAGTGGTGCAAGAGGCTGGAATGCTTATTCGTTAAGCAAAGCCGCTTTAAATATGCTTATAAAGCTATATGCTAATGAGATGCCAAATACACATCTTATATCTTTGGCTCCTGGACTTATTCAAACACCTATGATGGAGCATATATTAAAATATGGTGATGATGAGAAATATCCAACAATTAAAAGATTAAAAGAGTCAAAAAGGCTAAATCCAAGAGATGCAGCAAAACTTTTAATAGATAGTTTTAAAAAATTATTGGAATATCCAAGTGGTGAGTATATAGATATAAGAAATATGTAA
- the ppk2 gene encoding polyphosphate kinase 2, whose protein sequence is MITLYEDLYFLKERIQEPELKKKLEDLEQQLHLLRTKTGLRQLVKKKKLKKAVEYVKYENELIKLQIELIKLQNWVYENKKRVMIIFEGRDAAGKGGSIKRFTMHLNPRKYRVVALPAPTEVEKGQFYFQRYFQHLPNPGEIAFFDRSWYNRAIVEPVYGFCTREQYEKFMKEVPEIEHALIDDGIILIKFWFSISKETQKKRFEERMKNPLKQWKLSPVDMKAQELWDKITYYKEEMFSRTHTSYSPWIIVNSNNKKLARLESIRYVLNQIPYKGKEEAKVSLHPDPDIVQRYHRRNIQIDA, encoded by the coding sequence ATGATTACTTTATATGAAGATCTCTATTTTTTAAAAGAGAGAATTCAAGAACCAGAATTAAAGAAAAAATTAGAAGACCTTGAACAGCAGCTTCATCTACTTAGAACAAAAACTGGTCTTAGACAGTTGGTAAAAAAGAAAAAATTAAAAAAAGCAGTTGAATATGTAAAATATGAAAATGAACTAATAAAGCTTCAAATAGAGCTTATAAAACTTCAAAATTGGGTATATGAAAATAAAAAAAGAGTTATGATTATTTTTGAAGGGCGTGATGCTGCAGGAAAAGGTGGATCGATAAAAAGATTTACAATGCATTTAAATCCAAGAAAATACAGAGTTGTTGCACTTCCAGCACCTACTGAAGTTGAAAAAGGACAGTTCTATTTTCAAAGGTATTTCCAACATCTTCCAAATCCTGGAGAAATAGCCTTTTTTGATAGAAGCTGGTACAATAGAGCTATAGTCGAGCCTGTTTATGGATTTTGTACAAGAGAGCAATATGAAAAATTTATGAAAGAGGTACCAGAAATTGAACATGCTTTAATTGATGATGGAATCATTCTTATTAAATTTTGGTTTTCAATATCAAAAGAGACACAAAAGAAAAGATTTGAAGAGAGAATGAAAAATCCATTAAAACAGTGGAAATTAAGCCCAGTAGATATGAAAGCACAAGAGTTATGGGATAAGATAACATACTATAAAGAGGAGATGTTCTCAAGAACTCATACTTCATATAGCCCATGGATCATAGTAAATTCAAATAATAAAAAATTAGCAAGACTTGAATCGATTCGATATGTATTAAATCAGATACCATATAAGGGTAAAGAGGAGGCAAAAGTATCACTCCATCCAGACCCTGATATTGTACAAAGATATCATAGAAGAAATATTCAAATAGATGCATAG